From Anomalospiza imberbis isolate Cuckoo-Finch-1a 21T00152 chromosome 22, ASM3175350v1, whole genome shotgun sequence, a single genomic window includes:
- the GOSR2 gene encoding Golgi SNAP receptor complex member 2 isoform X3: MEGLYQQTNKQVHEVQSYMGHLETSDKESVHLVENEIQARIDNIFSNLERLEILSSKEPPNKRQSAKLRVDQLKYDVQHLQTALRNFQHRRYLREQQERQREELLARTFTTNGTHKKILDVANMLGLSNTVMRLIEKRAFQDKFLMLGGMAVTCLIMFLVVQYLT; encoded by the exons ATGGAGGGGCTGTACCAGCAAACCAACAA GCAGGTCCATGAGGTCCAGTCTTACATGGGGCACTTGGAGACTTCAGACAAAGAGTCAGTGCACT TGGTAGAAAATGAGATTCAGGCAAGAATAGACAACATATTCAGCAACTTGGAACGTCTGGAAATCCTGTCCAGCAAAGAACCTCCCAACAAGAGGCAGAGTGCCAAACT AAGAGTGGACCAGCTGAAATATGACGTGCAGCACCTGCAGACAGCCCTGAGGAACTTTCAGCACCGCCGGTACCTGCGGGAGCAGCAGGAGCGGCAGCGCGAGGAGCTGCTGGCCCGCACCTTCACCACCAAC GGCACTCACAAGAAGATCCTGGACGTTGCCAACATGCTGGGCCTGTCCAACACGGTGATGCGGCTGATCGAGAAACGCGCCTTCCAGGACAAGTTCCTCATGCTGGGGGGCATGGCCGTGACCTGCCTCATCATGTTCCTCGTTGTGCAGTACCTGACATGA
- the GOSR2 gene encoding Golgi SNAP receptor complex member 2 isoform X2, translating into MGHLETSDKESVHLVENEIQARIDNIFSNLERLEILSSKEPPNKRQSAKLRVDQLKYDVQHLQTALRNFQHRRYLREQQERQREELLARTFTTNDSDTTIPIDETLQFNESLQSAHRGMDELIGSGTNILAGLRDQRVTLKGTHKKILDVANMLGLSNTVMRLIEKRAFQDKFLMLGGMAVTCLIMFLVVQYLT; encoded by the exons ATGGGGCACTTGGAGACTTCAGACAAAGAGTCAGTGCACT TGGTAGAAAATGAGATTCAGGCAAGAATAGACAACATATTCAGCAACTTGGAACGTCTGGAAATCCTGTCCAGCAAAGAACCTCCCAACAAGAGGCAGAGTGCCAAACT AAGAGTGGACCAGCTGAAATATGACGTGCAGCACCTGCAGACAGCCCTGAGGAACTTTCAGCACCGCCGGTACCTGCGGGAGCAGCAGGAGCGGCAGCGCGAGGAGCTGCTGGCCCGCACCTTCACCACCAAC gacTCTGACACCACCATCCCGATCGACGAAACCTTGCAGTTTAATGAATCCCTGCAGAGTGCCCACCGAGGCATGGATGAGCTTATTGGCAGTGGCACCAACATCCTGGCGGGGCTGAGGGACCAGAGAGTCACATTAAAG GGCACTCACAAGAAGATCCTGGACGTTGCCAACATGCTGGGCCTGTCCAACACGGTGATGCGGCTGATCGAGAAACGCGCCTTCCAGGACAAGTTCCTCATGCTGGGGGGCATGGCCGTGACCTGCCTCATCATGTTCCTCGTTGTGCAGTACCTGACATGA
- the GOSR2 gene encoding Golgi SNAP receptor complex member 2 isoform X1, whose translation MEGLYQQTNKQVHEVQSYMGHLETSDKESVHLVENEIQARIDNIFSNLERLEILSSKEPPNKRQSAKLRVDQLKYDVQHLQTALRNFQHRRYLREQQERQREELLARTFTTNDSDTTIPIDETLQFNESLQSAHRGMDELIGSGTNILAGLRDQRVTLKGTHKKILDVANMLGLSNTVMRLIEKRAFQDKFLMLGGMAVTCLIMFLVVQYLT comes from the exons ATGGAGGGGCTGTACCAGCAAACCAACAA GCAGGTCCATGAGGTCCAGTCTTACATGGGGCACTTGGAGACTTCAGACAAAGAGTCAGTGCACT TGGTAGAAAATGAGATTCAGGCAAGAATAGACAACATATTCAGCAACTTGGAACGTCTGGAAATCCTGTCCAGCAAAGAACCTCCCAACAAGAGGCAGAGTGCCAAACT AAGAGTGGACCAGCTGAAATATGACGTGCAGCACCTGCAGACAGCCCTGAGGAACTTTCAGCACCGCCGGTACCTGCGGGAGCAGCAGGAGCGGCAGCGCGAGGAGCTGCTGGCCCGCACCTTCACCACCAAC gacTCTGACACCACCATCCCGATCGACGAAACCTTGCAGTTTAATGAATCCCTGCAGAGTGCCCACCGAGGCATGGATGAGCTTATTGGCAGTGGCACCAACATCCTGGCGGGGCTGAGGGACCAGAGAGTCACATTAAAG GGCACTCACAAGAAGATCCTGGACGTTGCCAACATGCTGGGCCTGTCCAACACGGTGATGCGGCTGATCGAGAAACGCGCCTTCCAGGACAAGTTCCTCATGCTGGGGGGCATGGCCGTGACCTGCCTCATCATGTTCCTCGTTGTGCAGTACCTGACATGA